A stretch of Vibrio aphrogenes DNA encodes these proteins:
- a CDS encoding ArgP/LysG family DNA-binding transcriptional regulator has translation MFDYKLLESLERIGALKSFEAASQELNITQSAISQRITNLEQRVGSILVQRGKTLSLTATGQALANHVIKVKQLELELKHLMNDSVKPHALKIVVNADSLATWWFKATKEFNLTHDVMFDIMIEDQSRGLKHLEEGLVLGCLCSSDKPLNGTRCYFVGNMEYRFYCAHHFYQRYFTHPDRQHSINQAPAIIFGSADKLHKQTLQQWGYQTHYPYHICPSSEGLAHMVTNGQGYGLLPVLQAEPFNEQLVDIFPDQPGIQVPLYWHYWHQSGSVLDKLSQLLVGERTKGLIR, from the coding sequence ATGTTTGACTACAAATTATTGGAATCATTAGAGCGCATCGGGGCATTAAAAAGCTTTGAAGCCGCCTCACAAGAACTCAATATTACCCAATCGGCTATTTCGCAACGCATTACTAATTTAGAGCAAAGAGTCGGCTCAATTTTGGTTCAGAGAGGTAAAACCTTGAGCTTAACCGCAACTGGTCAAGCCTTAGCTAATCACGTGATCAAAGTGAAGCAACTGGAGCTAGAACTCAAGCACTTAATGAATGACAGTGTTAAACCTCATGCCTTAAAAATTGTAGTGAATGCCGATAGCTTGGCTACATGGTGGTTTAAAGCGACAAAAGAGTTCAATCTAACCCATGATGTGATGTTCGATATTATGATTGAAGATCAAAGCCGTGGGTTAAAGCATTTAGAAGAAGGGCTCGTGTTGGGGTGTTTATGCAGCAGTGACAAGCCTCTTAATGGCACCCGTTGTTACTTTGTCGGTAATATGGAATATCGTTTTTATTGTGCGCATCATTTTTATCAACGTTATTTTACTCATCCTGACCGCCAGCATTCCATTAATCAGGCTCCCGCCATCATCTTTGGGTCTGCCGATAAATTACATAAACAAACCTTGCAGCAATGGGGATATCAAACCCATTATCCTTATCATATTTGCCCATCCAGTGAAGGGTTAGCGCACATGGTAACCAATGGACAAGGATATGGCTTGCTGCCGGTCTTACAAGCCGAACCGTTTAATGAGCAACTTGTAGACATTTTCCCTGACCAACCGGGGATACAAGTGCCGCTGTATTGGCATTACTGGCATCAAAGCGGATCAGTACTCGATAAATTATCGCAACTGTTGGTTGGGGAGAGAACCAAGGGCTTAATAAGATAA
- a CDS encoding LysE/ArgO family amino acid transporter: MFSVALKGAAISGSLIVAIGSQNAFLLKSGLKNNYVMLVATICFLGDVLLISSGILGVGALLHQAPLLTKILTLMGVAFLCWYGLMSAKSAWQGNNQLSIDKKEVNRNWVSVALMTLAMTFLNPHVYIDTIVVLGGITSSLNFDEKKWFLLGSLSASAIWFYGVAYIAKKLIPLFEKPRTWQVLDSVIAVVMFSIALGLVKTLMGS; the protein is encoded by the coding sequence ATGTTTAGTGTGGCATTAAAAGGGGCGGCGATTTCAGGTAGCTTGATTGTGGCAATTGGTAGCCAAAATGCCTTTTTGTTGAAGTCGGGTCTGAAAAATAATTATGTCATGCTGGTGGCGACAATTTGCTTTTTGGGCGATGTGTTACTGATTAGTTCTGGGATTTTAGGGGTTGGGGCTTTATTACACCAAGCGCCGTTATTAACTAAAATCTTGACCTTAATGGGTGTGGCTTTTTTATGTTGGTATGGCTTGATGTCAGCGAAGTCGGCTTGGCAAGGTAACAACCAATTAAGTATTGATAAAAAAGAGGTCAATCGTAACTGGGTTTCAGTAGCGTTGATGACGTTAGCGATGACATTTTTAAACCCGCACGTTTATATCGACACGATTGTGGTGTTAGGCGGCATTACTTCATCATTAAACTTTGACGAGAAAAAGTGGTTCTTATTAGGTTCATTATCTGCTTCTGCTATTTGGTTTTATGGTGTGGCGTACATTGCGAAAAAATTGATCCCGTTATTTGAAAAACCAAGAACCTGGCAAGTATTAGATAGTGTGATTGCAGTGGTGATGTTTTCGATAGCGCTTGGATTGGTGAAGACTTTAATGGGGTCCTAG